The genomic region AGAAACAGGATTTCCACAGCAATGGACAATTTTCTATTGGGCTTGGTGGCTTGTGTATTCACCGTTTATCGGTTTGTTTATCGCACGTATTTCAAGAGGACGTACGCTAAAAGAGGTGATTCTTGGAACGATTGCATACGGAACATTAGGTTGCGTGCTTTTCTTTGGGATATTTGGGAACTTCGCAGCTTACTTGCAATTGTCAGGTCAATTTAATGTCATTGATTATTTAAATCATCATGGTACAGAGGCAACGATTATTGAGGTTATCAATCATTTACCATTCTCCTCTGTTTTGATTGGATTATTTATTTTATCAGCATTTTTATTCTTAGTGACGACTTTCGACTCTGCTTCATATATTGTGGCTGCAGCAACGCAATTATCGGTTGATGAAGAGCCGCTAAGATGGAATCGACTATTTTGGGCATTTGCGTTATGTTTACTTCCGTTTTCACTTATGTTAGTCGGCGGTGAAGAAGCATTAAGTATTCTTCAAACAGCGTCTATTGTCGCGGGTGTACCATTAATTGTTATATTTATTATGATTATGATTTCATTTATGTATATATTAGCTGGTGACCGAATTGCGCTACAAACTCGTGCAGAACGTTTCAAACGTATCGAACGACGCTCACTTCGCATTTTACGAGTAGGTGAAGATGAGGAAGACGATAATTTATAATATTAAAAAAGTGAGATGAGCAATGGTTGTTCATCTCACTTTTTATGAAATTAATGATTTTGGTCGAGCTCAGGAATCGGAAAATATTTAAATATTTCACCAGTTTTCACAGCTTCACTAATCGAATCAAGCCATTGATAATAGATGCGAGAGTGTTCCATATGCTTTTTAATTTCAATGGCTTCTTCTTTTGTTTCGTCGTCTACATCATCAGCATTGATAATACAATCGATAATGGCTTCTGATTCTCTCAAAGCTGCCATATTAATTTTACTTTCGCGTTTCCATTTTTGAGGGAAAAAATTACTGAAAAACTCAAAAAAGTCTTTTTCAGCTTCGAAATGCTGTTTACGACTCCCTCTTGTAAAACGTTGCTTCACGATGTCAAATTCTTGTAATTTTTTGACTCCAGAACTCATACTAGGTTTACTCATTTGTAGTTCTTGACGCATCTCATCTAAGGTCATACTCTCTTCAAATAACATTGTACCGTATAAGTTTCCGACACTTCGGTTAATACCATAAAGATCCATTGTTTCAGCAATAGAATTAATGACAATATCTTTAGCTTCATCGAGTTGCGATGCATAAGAAGAATGACGTACCATCTTTTAACACCTCCCGTACATATCACGTTTAAAAATTTAAGTTAAGACATACAAGGTTGTGACATAGTGAGTGGTTTCAGAAGTTTTATAATTAGCGATTGGATAACCGTACATATTCAAAAACCACTCGCGTAAATACGACATCTAAAGTCGCAGCGTTAAGAGAAGACGATATAGCGAAGTGATTTTCTATCGCCGTGATGTTCAAAGCACAATCTCAACAACCTTGTTTACTAAATGTCATTACTTATCGATTTTAACCCTTTGTTAATAAAAAATAAAATGTTTTTAATTTATTTAACGTAGAATTTGAACATTTGTATGTCTGAATGATGTGAGTTGACATCGTAAAAAAGCATATGGTAAAGTTAAGTTTGTCAAATTCGTTAAATAAAAATTTAACAAACTTAACGGAGGTATCTTGATGGAACTTGTAAAAAATTTATCTCGTCGTCAGTTTATTGATGGTGAGTGGGTGGACAGTAGCAATAAAGCCACACGCAAAATTATAAACCCTTACAATCAAGAAGTAATTATAGAAGTAGCAGAAGGAACGACTGAAGATGTTGAGCGCGCTATTTTAGCTGCAAGACGTTCTTTTGATGACGGCGAATATGCTAATGAAACAGGCGAAGTCAAAGGTCAAAAAGTACGCGCAATTGCAGATAAAATTAAAGAACATCGCGAAGAACTTGCAAAACTTGAAACATTAGACACAGGTAAGACACTTGAAGAATCATACGCAGATATGGATGATATCCATAATGTATTCATGTATTTTGCAGGATTAGCTGATAAAGATGGTGGTGAGATTGTTAATTCACCAATTCCAAACACAGAAAGTAAAATTGTCAAAGAGCCAATCGGAGTTGTGACACAAATCACGCCATGGAATTATCCTTTACTCCAAGCATCTTGGAAAATTGCACCAGCTCTTGCAACAGGATGTTCAATCGTGATGAAACCGAGTGAGATTACACCACTTACAACGATTCGAGTTTTTGAATTAATGGAAGAAGTCGGTTTTCCAAAAGGCGTTATCAATCTTGTATTAGGTGCTGGATCTGATATTGGAGACATTATGTCAACGCATAAAGACATTGACCTTGTATCGTTCACAGGTGGTATTCAAACAGGTAAACGTATCATGAAGCAAGCAGCTGATCATGTCACAAACATCGCATTAGAGCTAGGAGGTAAAAATCCAAATGTTATCTTTGACGATGCAGATTTCGATTTAGCAGTAGACCAAGCATTGAATGGTGGATTATTCCATGCAGGTCAAGTATGTTCAGCAGGATCACGTATTATTGTTCATAATGCCATTAAAGCAGACTTTGAAAAAGCACTACTAGCACGCATCAAAAATATTAAGATGGGTAATGGTTTTGATGATAATACGGAGCTAGGACCATTAATTTCTGCAGAGCACCGCGATAAAGTAGAAAGCTATATGGATATCGCCAAAGAAGAAGGCGCTACAATTGCAATAGGTGGTAAACGTCCAGATCGTGAAGATTTAAAAGACGGTTTCTTCTTTGAACCAACAGTCATTACTAATTGTGATACGTCTATGCGTATTGTCCAAGAAGAAGTGTTCGGCCCAGTTGTAACAATTGAAGGCTTTGATACAGAAGAGGAAGCAATTAGACTTGCAAATGATTCCATTTATGGACTAGCAGGTGGCGTTTTTACTCAAGACATTGGTAAAGCCAACCGTGTTGCCAATAAATTGCGTATGGGAACAGTTTGGATTAATGATTTCCATCCATATTTTGCCCAAGCACCATGGGGTGGCTACAAGCAATCAGGTATCGGTCGTGAGTTAGGTCACCATGGTTTAGAAGAATATTTAGAAACAAAACACATCTTAATGAATACTAACCCAGAGCCAGTGAATTGGTTTGGCAAACAATAACAATCATATCATTCAAATAAGGAGGACCTTTTTATGAGTAAGGCATACGATAAGATGTATGATTATATCATTATCGGTGGAGGAAGTGCTGGATCAGTATTAGGTGCACGATTAAGTGAAGACAAAGATAAAAAAGTATTAGTACTTGAGGCGGGACGTAGTGATTACCCATGGGATTTATTAATCCAAATGCCAGCAGCGTTAATGTATCCGTCTGGTAATCGCTTTTACGACTGGAAGTATGAAACGTCTGAAGAACCGCATATGGGTGGCCGTAAAGTTTTTCATACACGCGGTAAAGTATTAGGTGGTTCAAGTTCAATCAACGGTATGATTTATCAACGAGGTAATCCATTAGATTATGAAAAATGGGGTAGCCCAGAAGGTATGGACACATGGGATTATGCGCATTGTTTACCATACTTTAAACGTCTAGAGACAACATTTGGTGCTGATAAAGATGATCCGATTCGCGGTTTAAATGGTCCAATTAAGTTACGTCGTGGACCAGCAGACAACCCGTTATTTGAATCATTCTTTAATGCAGCCGTTGATGCAGGATATAAAAAAACAAAAGATGTTAATGGATATCGTCAAGAAGGATTCGGTCCTTTCGATAGCCAAATTCATAACGGGCGTCGTGTATCAGCATCGCGTGCGTATTTAAGACCTGCTATGAAACGCAAAAACTTAACAGTTAAAACACGTGCCTTTGTTGAGAAATTACATTTCGATGGCAACCGTGTCACTGGTGTGACATTTAAACGTAACGGTCGCCTGCATAAAGTGTTGGCGAAAGAAGTTATTCTTTCAGGTGGTGCGATTAATACACCTCAATTACTTCAACTTTCTGGTATTGGTGATTCAGAGCATTTACGTTCTGTGGGAGTAGAGCCGCGCTTACACTTACCTGGTGTTGGTGAAAACTTCGAAGATCACTTAGAGGTGTACGTACAACATGCATGTAAAGAGCCTGTATCAATGCAACCAAGTTTAAATAAACTAAAAATGCCATTCATTGGTTTAGAATGGTTAACACGTCGGACTGGTGCTGCAGCGAGTAACCACTTTGAAGGTGGCGGTTTCGTGCGCTCTAACGATAAAGTGGAATACCCGAACTTAATGTTCCACTTCTTACCATTAGCAGTGCGTTATGATGGACAAAAAGCGCCAACAGCACATGGTTACCAAGTTCATGTTGGACC from Staphylococcus felis harbors:
- the betB gene encoding betaine-aldehyde dehydrogenase, translated to MELVKNLSRRQFIDGEWVDSSNKATRKIINPYNQEVIIEVAEGTTEDVERAILAARRSFDDGEYANETGEVKGQKVRAIADKIKEHREELAKLETLDTGKTLEESYADMDDIHNVFMYFAGLADKDGGEIVNSPIPNTESKIVKEPIGVVTQITPWNYPLLQASWKIAPALATGCSIVMKPSEITPLTTIRVFELMEEVGFPKGVINLVLGAGSDIGDIMSTHKDIDLVSFTGGIQTGKRIMKQAADHVTNIALELGGKNPNVIFDDADFDLAVDQALNGGLFHAGQVCSAGSRIIVHNAIKADFEKALLARIKNIKMGNGFDDNTELGPLISAEHRDKVESYMDIAKEEGATIAIGGKRPDREDLKDGFFFEPTVITNCDTSMRIVQEEVFGPVVTIEGFDTEEEAIRLANDSIYGLAGGVFTQDIGKANRVANKLRMGTVWINDFHPYFAQAPWGGYKQSGIGRELGHHGLEEYLETKHILMNTNPEPVNWFGKQ
- the betA gene encoding choline dehydrogenase, giving the protein MSKAYDKMYDYIIIGGGSAGSVLGARLSEDKDKKVLVLEAGRSDYPWDLLIQMPAALMYPSGNRFYDWKYETSEEPHMGGRKVFHTRGKVLGGSSSINGMIYQRGNPLDYEKWGSPEGMDTWDYAHCLPYFKRLETTFGADKDDPIRGLNGPIKLRRGPADNPLFESFFNAAVDAGYKKTKDVNGYRQEGFGPFDSQIHNGRRVSASRAYLRPAMKRKNLTVKTRAFVEKLHFDGNRVTGVTFKRNGRLHKVLAKEVILSGGAINTPQLLQLSGIGDSEHLRSVGVEPRLHLPGVGENFEDHLEVYVQHACKEPVSMQPSLNKLKMPFIGLEWLTRRTGAAASNHFEGGGFVRSNDKVEYPNLMFHFLPLAVRYDGQKAPTAHGYQVHVGPMYSNSRGHLKITSTNPYQKPKFVFNYLSTPEDRQEWVEAIRVARNILKQPSMDQYNGGEISPGPSVQTDEEILDWVRRDAETALHPSCSAKMGPASDPMAVVDPLTMKVHGMENLRVVDASVMPTTTNGNIHAPVLMLAEKAADIIKGVKPLEPEYVDYYVHGKNDPEDGAIESHY
- the cudC gene encoding choline uptake/conversion transcriptional regulator CudC translates to MVRHSSYASQLDEAKDIVINSIAETMDLYGINRSVGNLYGTMLFEESMTLDEMRQELQMSKPSMSSGVKKLQEFDIVKQRFTRGSRKQHFEAEKDFFEFFSNFFPQKWKRESKINMAALRESEAIIDCIINADDVDDETKEEAIEIKKHMEHSRIYYQWLDSISEAVKTGEIFKYFPIPELDQNH